From the genome of Anabrus simplex isolate iqAnaSimp1 chromosome X, ASM4041472v1, whole genome shotgun sequence, one region includes:
- the LOC136886049 gene encoding uncharacterized protein isoform X2 codes for MQKIVSLFSMLLLLPYLTAEGTGEACSVTYYLQQGERREFRFSNGPMFRAQLSCVFTFAGPVGERLVVSARDVNMATGRNSCEEDAIRVYGMQNGELSLLDTVCGVQETSNPVSSNSNVIVVTFNSDEDRTPRSFILTITSEPNYPTTTAAPTRSTARTTARTTPRTSAGTSPTPARRNTTVTTRG; via the exons GTATCACTGTTCTCCATGCTGCTACTGCTACCGTACCTCACAGCTGAGGGAACTGGTGAGGCTTGTTCCGTGACTTACTACCTTCAGCAAGGAGAAAGGCGCGAGTTCCGCTTTAGCAACGGTCCTATGTTCAGGGCTCAACTGTCCTGTGTGTTCACATTCGCTGGTCCTGTCGGAGAGCGTCTCGTGGTCTCAGCGCGGGATGTGAATATGGCTACTGGCCGCAACAGCTGTGAAGAAGACGCTATCAGAGTGTACGGAATGCAGAATGGGGAACTCTCTCTTCTAGACAC GGTCTGCGGCGTACAAGAGACTTCAAATCCTGTTTCTTCCAACTCCAATGTGATCGTGGTGACGTTCAACTCCGACGAGGATAGGACGCCAAGGTCCTTCATACTGACCATCACGTCAGAACCTAACTATCCTACTACCACTGCTGCCCCTACTCGAAGTACTGCTAGAACTACGGCGAGAACTACACCCAGAACCTCAGCAGGAACATCACCTACACCCGCGAGAAGAAACACAACAGTAACAACAAGAGGCTAG
- the LOC136886049 gene encoding uncharacterized protein isoform X1 yields the protein MQKIQVSLFSMLLLLPYLTAEGTGEACSVTYYLQQGERREFRFSNGPMFRAQLSCVFTFAGPVGERLVVSARDVNMATGRNSCEEDAIRVYGMQNGELSLLDTVCGVQETSNPVSSNSNVIVVTFNSDEDRTPRSFILTITSEPNYPTTTAAPTRSTARTTARTTPRTSAGTSPTPARRNTTVTTRG from the exons CAGGTATCACTGTTCTCCATGCTGCTACTGCTACCGTACCTCACAGCTGAGGGAACTGGTGAGGCTTGTTCCGTGACTTACTACCTTCAGCAAGGAGAAAGGCGCGAGTTCCGCTTTAGCAACGGTCCTATGTTCAGGGCTCAACTGTCCTGTGTGTTCACATTCGCTGGTCCTGTCGGAGAGCGTCTCGTGGTCTCAGCGCGGGATGTGAATATGGCTACTGGCCGCAACAGCTGTGAAGAAGACGCTATCAGAGTGTACGGAATGCAGAATGGGGAACTCTCTCTTCTAGACAC GGTCTGCGGCGTACAAGAGACTTCAAATCCTGTTTCTTCCAACTCCAATGTGATCGTGGTGACGTTCAACTCCGACGAGGATAGGACGCCAAGGTCCTTCATACTGACCATCACGTCAGAACCTAACTATCCTACTACCACTGCTGCCCCTACTCGAAGTACTGCTAGAACTACGGCGAGAACTACACCCAGAACCTCAGCAGGAACATCACCTACACCCGCGAGAAGAAACACAACAGTAACAACAAGAGGCTAG